The following DNA comes from Paenibacillus crassostreae.
GTTCGATATCGATATTGCCAAGGCTTTAGCCAAAAAAGTATTAGGCGATGAATCAAAGATTGAGCTCAAGGAAGTCACCTCTAAGACACGTATCCCACTTCTCCAAAATGGAGAAATCGATCTTATCATTGCCACGATGACGATAACGGACGAACGCAAAGAACAAGTTGATTTTAGTGATGTCTATTTTAAAGCAGGCCAATCGTTGCTTGTTAAGAAAGAAAGCCCTATTCAAAGTATTGAAGATCTCGCCAAAGGCACCAAAGTTTTGGCTGTAAAGGGATCCACTTCTGCTACTAATATTCGTGAGAAAGCACCTGATACCGAAGTGCTCGAATACGAGAATTATCAAGATGCCTTTACAGCACTCAAAGCAGGAAAAGGCGACGCACTCACCACAGACAACGCTATTCTCCTTGGCATGCAGCAACAAGATCCTGGCTATGTGTTGGCTGGTGGTACCTTTACAGATGAGCCTTACGGTATCGCTATTCGAAAGGGAGATAGTGAATTTGTATCAATCGTCAATGAATTACTTAAGGAAATGAAGGACAGTGGCGATTACGATGTACTTTATGAACAATGGATGGGTGTTAAACCTGAATAACGAATCCGTTTGGAGGGGGAGTGGCTCAACACGCCCTCCTCTTTTTACTTATCCGAGGAAACGGAGGTTCACAGACCAGCTATGGGAAAATTCGATATCACTCTAGTATTTGACCATTGGGATCGCTATATAGAAGGATTTATGAACACCATTCAAGTTAGCATCATGGCTCTTATTGGAAGCTTCGTATTGGGAGCAATCATTGCGATATTCCGTATCGCTCCTATTAAACTTCTGAATTGGGTCGGGACAGTATATGTAGAAGTTGTTCGCAATATCCCGCTTTTGATCGTTGTTTTCTTTTTCTATCTGGGGTTACCCTCACTCGGTATCACCTTAGATGGATTTGTATCGGGCACATTGGGTCTAACCGTTTATACTGCCTCGTTTATTGCTGAAGCCATTCGTGCTGGGATTCAAGCTGTTCCTTCAGGACAATCCGAAGCAGCAAGGTCGACGGGACTATCATATCTTCAGACTATGAATCATATCATTCTGCCACAAGCGATAAAGATTGTACTTCCAGCCATCGGCAATCAGTTCATTAATCTGGTGAAAAATTCGTCGATCCTTGCTGTCGTTGCCGGGATGGATTTGATGTATTACGCAGATCTGATTAATTCAGATACTTTCTTACCGTTAACTGTTTATACATTTGTAGCACTTTTCTATTTAGTACTCACAGTTCCACTCAGCTTCGCTGTTTTATATTTGGAAAGACGTTTTAACATTGCTGATAACCAATGATGCCTATTTCCAGCAGAAAGGAGCGAGTGATCTATGGATTTTAGCGGTGCGTATTCCATTCCTAATCTGACATTTATTCTAAAAGGATTCCTTATCACTTTAGAAGTAGCCGTTATCTCGATCATATTAAGTTTCATATTAGGAACTATGTTAGGTACTCTGAGATATACACGAATGCCTGTTGTGACGCAACTAACCGCTTTCGTTGTAGACACCCTACGTAATTTACCACTCTTACTTATTATATTCTTCATGAGAATCGTACTTCCTCAAGTCGGCATCAGCATGTCTCCTTTCTGGTCTACCGTTGTGGCATTGACCTTATTTGAAGGAGCCATGATATCTGAAATTGTAAGAAGTGGGTTAAATTCAA
Coding sequences within:
- a CDS encoding ABC transporter substrate-binding protein, whose translation is MNKIMRSHVLLIVILAIAVALAGCSSNKENTTLGAIKDRGKVIVGVKYDTKLFGLKDPATGNVEGFDIDIAKALAKKVLGDESKIELKEVTSKTRIPLLQNGEIDLIIATMTITDERKEQVDFSDVYFKAGQSLLVKKESPIQSIEDLAKGTKVLAVKGSTSATNIREKAPDTEVLEYENYQDAFTALKAGKGDALTTDNAILLGMQQQDPGYVLAGGTFTDEPYGIAIRKGDSEFVSIVNELLKEMKDSGDYDVLYEQWMGVKPE
- a CDS encoding amino acid ABC transporter permease — encoded protein: MGKFDITLVFDHWDRYIEGFMNTIQVSIMALIGSFVLGAIIAIFRIAPIKLLNWVGTVYVEVVRNIPLLIVVFFFYLGLPSLGITLDGFVSGTLGLTVYTASFIAEAIRAGIQAVPSGQSEAARSTGLSYLQTMNHIILPQAIKIVLPAIGNQFINLVKNSSILAVVAGMDLMYYADLINSDTFLPLTVYTFVALFYLVLTVPLSFAVLYLERRFNIADNQ
- a CDS encoding amino acid ABC transporter permease, encoding MDFSGAYSIPNLTFILKGFLITLEVAVISIILSFILGTMLGTLRYTRMPVVTQLTAFVVDTLRNLPLLLIIFFMRIVLPQVGISMSPFWSTVVALTLFEGAMISEIVRSGLNSIDKGQIEAARSSGLNYIQTFWHIVLPQGLRRMSPPLVSQFISLLKDTSLAIIISLPEIMHNVQILGGQSFNYVIPALILAAVLYFIVNYTLSIIARRLESKIN